The segment ttaaggacctaataacatttctataattatttggaagctatattaaaaactgCGTAAGCGTaacacacttacagcgaattttatcgaaaaccggaacttatttggagcagcgtttcgaaaccgaaaggatctttttctcgggactccaggagcctcggggcttccctcgggagctaggggttttatctagggcttaggggggtttatagcacttagagagagaaagtagtgagagaaagaaggtgGAAAGGTGCAAGAAAAATGGCTGCCCTCGCTGCCTTTTATAgcttgcgaggcctcggtacgctgggcgtaccttggacctacgctgggcgtaatggctCAGATAAGATTAGCAGGTGGCAGTCTCCGAAGGGTGCGACGTGGCACAAGCTGGACCGTAGGAAGCTGAAGTACGCGATGCGTTCCGACCTCGCACGCGACGCGTAAGGAGAACGCTGGGCGTCCGATGCGAACGCTTGGCGTCCGAGAGGCGACGTGTCGTTCATCCGAAGCgagccgtgatcagcaagcgacggctGGGATCTTGCCACATCATCGTTTtagcatcagatttcgcaaattgcactcttaacttctaaaaatcataactttcacatacgagctccgttttcgacgttctttatatccacgcgaaggtgggaatgtactctacaactttcatttagactccattggctaattttgactcgattttaaattttatattattaacaggccaggACAAGATTGGTttattaaatcctcataacttcttcatccgatgtccgttttcgcccatctttttctcgttacgctacttttaatgagattttcgattctcgtttaggtcgtgtcggctaaaaaccgttcgttCTAATATTCGAAtctcgggctgtacactgctaatccgaaacttcgaaaaatcataacttcttcatacgaagtcagatttgggcgttctttttatcgatgttcttagtttaacatactatatgactttcgtttagagcgctaaggctaaatctcactccatcgtaaattcactatttacgcttcccggtgccgtgccggttccgacgcgaaaattcgacgggtcataacttcttcgttataactcggatttcggcgttctttatatgtacggaaaccttgtgacatattctacaacttggttaagattatttattctaaataatcttttgtcgaaaagtcgttttcgacctctattgcctctaaattgacgagcccggatctacgagcgttacattaATGAGTTAAAATTGTGGACTttaagagaactcgacgagtttatgggtaaactcgacgagttggctcagTTTTCCCCGATATTTTCAGATAAatagaagaactcgacgagttggtgggtaaactcaacgagttggcttGGGTTTTCTCGATCCGAGCAAATtgatggagaaactcgacgagttgaaggataactcggcgagttgagtcaactcggaccgttgactttgacttttgatgtatGTCCTTGACCAAGTTATCCCGATGGGTGTTGTAATAACctgatttggatttaaggaaagTATGGGCTTGGGATAAGACCCATATGGGGCTGGGCCTAAttcggaaaattgggccattaatgggcctttgtggatcttttggttttgggcctcagttttggtGTATGTTgtgtcaagggtaaaatggtcatttttccgaagtatggattatggattatGGCATGGAACCCATTTGCTAATTGGGTGTTTTGATTAGTATTGATAGCTTGAGAAGCCGGCAAGGCAGCAACTAGGGATTTCTTTTGGGGAGCTTCTGCATTCAagatgagttttcctcactgtacttacgggtcgaaggcaccaatgccgccCCAGTAGATTGATATTATGTTATTCATGTTGCTatgctattatgatatgttagatcgatatcctggtagataggatctTACTATGATATTATGATCTGTTGAATCGATATCCTGGTAGATATGATGATGCTAtacttagtgatctgttagatctgtttgTCAGCCTATAGACCATTATatgattatctattatatgtgcacatgtttgattggtggctGAGGCTTCTAtgctttgtgcgtaagccaacaggccgatgtattccaacccgatagttAAAGGtcaagggtattccatcccgagtatgattggacctatagtatATTGGTATTCCACCCTGATGgttaattggacccatagtatgttggcattttaacccgatggttgagggccgagggtattccaacctgatggttgattggacccatagtatgttgacattccaacctgatggttgaggacctggggtattccaacccgatggttgattggacccataatacGTTGTTATTTGTATAAGTTATCTGTTTAGGTGTTGGTACTTTAagagaactcattaagcttcgtgcttacaattttggtttatggtttcaggtacttcagtggatcgtggcaaggtgaaggcgtgaccgtacacatcctcgtgttttggacttatgatttctgggaaactctgataatgtgaactttttggaaactatgttgaaagagattctgatttttttaaaataatgttttgggaacaacagtttttgtaaatacttctatagaaaaatgattgttttgaaaagtttaaattttatgaattttttgggatgttacattactaCTATAATTCAATTAGAGTTTTATGTTTGTTATCATCAAAACAAACAATATAAATACTAAGTGTAAGTTACATGTACAATGCACAAACAAGAACCATGGTTTTGATAACCAGACCGATCATCAAAATAGTCGTCTTCTCGGTTTGATGGTTCAACCGGTTGGACAGGTCCAAAAAACCGGATGACGTCATTATTACATcatatttgtttttaaaattgtaaataattaaaaaaacctcaaaaaataagttttaaagaGGCAAGAGGCGAGAAACATGGTTCGGGGTCGTATACAAAATTCCAATTAAATTAGATTATGTTTAATTTTAagaaacataaaaattaaaaaaacacacatatttttttttctcacAAACCGGTTTGTAGTGATTGAACCGGTACTAATTGAaccaatttttataaaaatcggaTGACTTTCACTGATTTGTATATAAACAGTTTTTGGTCTTAAAATTTTGGTAAACCGACCGGTTTACAGTCAGGTCCGGTTTTCAAGACAGTGACAAGAAATACAATTTGGAACAAGTACAAAATGCACGATATAAATACTAAGTGTAAGTTACATGTACAAAATGCACAACACAAGAACCATGGTTTTGATAACCAGACTGGTCATCGAAACAATCGTCTTTTCGTTTTGACGGTTCAACTGGTTGGATAGGTTCAAAAAACCGGATGACATTGTTATTACAtcataattatttttaaaattataaataattcaagaaaaccacaaaaaataagttttaaagaGGCAAGAAGCGAGAAACATGGTTCCGGCTCGTATACAAAATTCCAATTAAATTAGATTATGTTTAATTTTATGAaacataaaaattgaaaaaacgTACATATGTTTTTTTCACAAACCGGTTTGTAGTGATTGAACCGGTATCAGTTGaactgatttttataaaaatcggACGACTTTCACCGATTTGTATATAAATAGTTTTTGGTCTTTAAAACTCTGGTAAACTGACCGGTTCGGTCAAGTCCGATTTTCAAGATAGTGGCAAGAACTACACCTTTCATAATTCCATTTCTATTcttttaaaattgaaatgtttGTAACAAAGATGTCAAATGAAAATATTATTGATTTATAGATATTAATTGATTTgcagatatttatttatttatctagaCATGTTAgacaacttttaatatattaaatgcCTTTATTAAAAGATAATTTCAATCAATACACTTTCGTAATAAACTATCTTACCTCGGATATTTGTTATTAATCTACAACTAATTGCTCCTTAATAATTCCGAAAGATAATAAAGTGATATGGTAATATATCCTTGTTCAAGGGCAGAATAGtaattgcataatataaaaatgAGCATACGGACACCAAAACAGATTTAAATACAGTTTATAAACAATCTTATCTCTCTCTCAATCATTCCCTGAAGTTTTTTCACTTGTTCCTCCAATcaaaactttctctctctacatataGATACACAATATATGTATCTATAGATTCCGTACGTGTTTTTGTGTTGTGcttttttctagagagagaaaaacagagacacacatacatatacacacagTTCTCTCCCCTCACGCCTCCACTATTTCTCTATCTAAAAGCAAGAAACTTTCTCTCTCTGTCATCCgatcatgaagatgatgttcccgtCGAATCTGTTGCAGATTCACATGCGATTTTGATTcttgtttcttcttcttgttcGTCTTCAGACACCCTTTACTCTCTTCTACGCTTCTCTTTTTACTTTGACCTTTTTCCAGGTACCCTTTTTCCCtctttctctcacacacacataaaacacatgttTCTGTGTGTAAAAATCGTAAACCCCATTTCGTTTTTTTTGATATTGTTTCTGGGGTTTCGATTTTTTTGATATACTCGTGCTTATTCTGAAACGGGGTTTGTGATTTCTTACGAGTTTATGGGGTGGGAAATTGGGGTTTAGTTCGGATTAGCATAATTTTTGTTTGTTATTGTGAAATTACGAGGCTTTATTGCTTTGCATGTCGCGATCGGTGTACAGATTGCAGATTCCTTATTGGGGTTTTTGCGGATCACCGAATTGGTTGTGATTTTGTTGTAATTTCGAGCAATTATTGCTTATCAATGGCGAATTTTAGAACAGTTCACACTACTTTTGTATAATTTCTCCAAGTTTTCCCCTTTTCCCCATCTAAATGCAAAGATTTTGCACGTACTTGTGTGTGTAAGCATAATCCCTCGATGATCAGACTCCCACAATTCTGTTTCGTTCAAATCTGTGTTTATTTCAGTTTGAGTTTAAGCATTTCAAACTTCTTTGTGGTCTGATGATTCATTATAACTATAAACATATGGCCTTGTAGTTTTGTAGTTGATTGTTCATTTAATTAGATTAGTGTTCTTTAGTTATTATACATAAACACCTTAACAATCATTTAGGTTAAAACTCTGTTCCCGTGATTGGATCATCATTCACAGTTTTCATGTCAGGACTCAGGAGAGATTTTAAACCTAGGGTTTGTTTGGTTCTACGatttgaaactgaaactgattaTTACAACTTGAATGATTTAAACCTAGGGATAGATAGTTAATCACACAGTTATCTCAATGATGAACCTTAGGAAAGTAAATGTTGTCAATTTGTTTATTATTGGCTGATATTGATACTTTTGACTTAAATTTACATGACAGGAGTGTTTCACAATGCAACATTCTTCACAACATTTTGCTTTTGGTAAGCTTGAAGTTCCTTAATCATTTGCTGTTTATTTACACTTGTAATGAGTAAAATGCATTAAGAACCAACCAACTCTGTTTTGTGACAGGTCCTTCAAAGATAACATCAATGAGTTTCTCAAAAGTGGTTGGAAGTGGGGCAAGGGACATGTTAACTGGATCTGATGCTTATAATGATGCCTCAAGTGATACCACTCTTTTCTCAAGTTCATTACCAGTTTTACCCCATGAGAAGTGTATGCACCCTCTGTAGTCTGTAACTGTatccattaagtcaaaaagaaacaacacCTTACTCTTTCCTTTCTGGTTTGAAAAATGCAGTGATATCCAATAACGCAGAGAATGATTTTCAATCTTTAGAAGGCAATGATTTGCTAGAAGAGCTTGAAGACCATGCAATTGGAAACTTGTTACCTGAAGAAGACGAGCTTTTAGCAGGTGTAATTGACGGTTTTGACCTCAATACTTTTCCTAGTCGTGCAGATGAGTTAGAAGATTATGATCTATTTGGAAGTGGAGGAGGTATGGAACTTGAATCAGACATGGATACCTTAAATGTTAGCATGTCAAAGGTAGGTTTGACTGATGGGGTTGTTGGCAATGGGGTGGCCCACTACACTCTTGCAAATGGTGTGGCGACTGTTGCTGGTGAGCATCCATATGGAGAACATCCTTCTAGAACATTATTCGTGCGTAACATAAATAGTAATGTTGAGGATTCAGAACTCAGAACTTTGTTTGAGGTACCTAATTTTAGCCAAATttatctgctttctgctttatTGCTAGTATCTGCTTTCATTGTTTGTGTATCTGTAGATTTACCTGCTTACCCTTCTGCTTCTTTACTTTATATCCTCATTATGGGCTTTATGTGACTTGGGTATTGTTGTTGATTTATCAATGAAGAGAATCTTTTATGCATTACTATGGAAGAATCTAGAAAGTATTTAAGTCATGTGTGGATAAATTTTTATGTATTTCatttactaattttttttttttttttttttttttgtattcatttaTAGCAATATGGTGATATACGAACACTGTACACAGCATGTAAACACAGGGGTTTTGTGATGATATCTTACTATGATATTCGTGCTGCAAGAACTGCCATGCGTGCATTACAGAATAAGCCACTAAGAAGAAGGAAGCTAGACATTCACTATTCAATTCCAAaggtttgtttttttaatttcattttttttttctgtttttttcatCATGTAAGTTAATATAATGTATTCTTTTGTGTACTAGGATAACCCGTCAGACAAAGATATAAATCAAGGAACGTTAGTTGTTTTTAATTTGGATCCTTCGGTTTCATGTGAAGATCTTCTTCAAATCTTTGGGGCATATGGTGAGGTTAAAGAGGTAATTTTCTTGTTTCTCTCCAATGCTCTTTCTAATGGAAAAAAAAGAGTGATCAAGGTTTTGAACTATTAGACTTGGCTTTTTATTGCAAACTAATTACCATTACTGTGTAGATGCCAAAACAAAGAGATTTTGCAAGAAGAGATAAATGCAAGAGTTAATAATGTAGttccattgatttgtttattatagtatTCTACTTTTGTTTCTTCCTATTACGGGTTTGTACTTTGAAAATTCTACCCAATTATAGGAATGTCACTCACTTTTAAAGCAATTTTCACTGTTGTAAACTTATAATTGGGTAAAactttcaaagtataatgtcctaataagaaaaaaaattggaagTACAATGCTATTAATTGGTAGTTTCAAAATACGTCTTAACAGGAAAAAAACTGATAAGTACACTGCTGTAAAAAGTAATGAAATTAGGCTTTTATAATACGCAAATAAAtggaagtacattgctatttcttacgTTCAGCTCTTGCTAAGTGAAGCATTTACTCAATATTTTTTTTGTCTGCTTGTTGTTGCAATCTGTCATGTTCTTTTTGCATTTTCACAAGAATGGTGACTTGTTTTCTACGAAAAAGCCAAGTGGTTTGAATAGTCGAtcaatatgaatgaaacataatCACTTGGCTCACATAGTTGGACCATTTATTTGGGATCTTGAAAAATATACACTTAGTTAttatttttgttgcaaaataacaGATAAGGGAGACACCACACAAAAGACACCACAAGTTCATTGAATATTATGATGTTAGAGCAGCAGAAGCAGCCCTTAGATCCCTGAACAGGAGTGACATAGCTGGGAAACGCATAAAGCTTGAACCTAGTCGCCCTGGTGGAGCCCGCAGAAAGTAAGTTTTATaaattttatgtttgtttttataattttatacctttctttcatacatattttcaCATTTTTAATGACTACCTTTTCACTTATACAACCGAATTCATTGATGATAGAATGTGCATGAGTTTTTAGCTATGTGAACCATTGTAATGTTACTTTTGAGTTTACATTTCCACCATTTATTGAAAATTCCTCATCTATACAATGTGAATAGTGTTGTTTTCGCTAAAAGTACTTATATTTGCACAAAAAAACAAATAAGATGGTTGAAAATGTTGATCACTCTTAAGGGCATACTTTTTGATGTATTTTTCTGTATATGGTGTCGacctttttcattttatgtactctataaaattcaaaaaatatagTAATAATCCTAGCGAATGACTGTATGTTATGCAGATTAGAAGGGTATGCACTACCATAATATAGTTTTCTATAAAAGCATTTACTTCTACTTTCTTTACTCTTTTTTGTTTGTTTCttccaattattattattattaatatgtgtgtgaatatatatatttaaCAATTTGTTTTTTCTTTGTTACTTAGCCTGATGTTGCAATTGAGTCAAGAATTCGAACAAGATGACACCCGAAGCTTTCGACTTCAAGTGGGTCCCTCAATGGCCAACTCTCCTCCAGGTAAAAAGACCTTTTTGTAAGTTATGACATGATTTGAAATCGAGACTTTGAGTTGACTTTCTTTGACCAATTTGACCTAGCAGGTGTGTGGCCACAGTTTGGCAGCCCAATTGAACACAGCCCACTTCAAAGTCTAAGCAAGTCACCTGTGATGGGCTCAATGAGCCCAACCCTACCGGGCCTGGCTTCCATTCTGCACCCTCAACCGGCCCGAATAGCACCAATTGGCAAAGACCACACGCGTAGTAACCGAACCCATCTTGAACAAAATCTTTTCAATGGAAATTCAAACACATTTCAACACTCTCATTCTCTTCCTGAATCCAAATTAAGCCAATTTAACGAATCAATTTCCTTATCATCATTCAATGGTGGTGGCTCAACCTCAACTGGTGGTGGTTCAGGAATCGAAACATTATCGGGTCCACAGTTTTTATGGGGTAGTCCCAATATATACCCTGAACAAACCCAACCCCAACAACAACCCAAAGGACCTTCACCTAACCATGGGTTTGCTATTGCAACCCGAACCCGGTCACCATCCATATCCATGGGTCACCCGTTTGCCACATCCAAGGGGCTGACCACCCATGGGCTCCCTATCACCGCCCGTCATGGATCTTTGCTTGGTTCGACCCAAgtccaacaccaccaccaccaccatcaacaACATCATGTTGGATCGGCTCCATCTGGGATCCCGTTTGAAGGGCATTTTGGTCTTGGTAGGTATCATGAATCTCCTGAAACATTGTTCATGAGTCCACCAGCTTTTGGAGGTGGTGTGGGTGTGGGTGTGGGTTTGGGTCATATTGATAGAGGAGGGTTCTTGGGTTCTCATGGGTGTGTTGAAAATGGTTCTCCAAGTTTTAGTCCAAGGCTTAGTCCCATGTTTCTTGGAAACGGTCATTATCCCGGGTTGGGGCCCACGATTGCTGAAACTATGAGTGACCGTGGACGGAATCGTCAGGTTGACCAGAATGGAAGTCAAACGGATAGTAAGAAACAGTTTCAGCTTGATCTTGATAAAATCACAAGTGGGGAAGATACTCGAACAACTTTGATGATTAAAAACATTCCTAACAAGTAAGATCTAGTTTTCCCCTTCCAGTTTTGTGACTGGTGTTAATGGGACAAAAATTGCAGCCTTTTGTCCTACCCAATAAGCCCTATAAAGCTTGTCGAATCTAGTCATGTGTAACATAATTTGTTACACGGGATAAGATTGGACTTCTAGGGCTATTTTTGATGATGAGGATGAGGAGGGCTTTTATGTCTTTTTCACATAAGAGAGGCCAAGAAGGTGTCCTTGTCCCACCTTGTTCCATTTTTTTGAGTGGGACAAAAAGTTACAATTTTTGTCTAATTAGTATTGGTCCATCAACTGTTTTGTCTTGTTTGTGTCTAAAGATTTGAGCTTGATTATTTTTTTGTACTTTCAGGTATACTTCAAAAATGCTGCTCGCTGCTATAGATGAAAATCATAGTGGAACTTATGATTTTCTTTACTTACCCATCGATTTTAAGGTATAATATTACACATTTCTTGCTAGTTGAATATGTTATTTTTGGTATAATAAACGTGTCAAACTTCCCATCATTTGATGCAGAACAAATGCAATGTGGGCTATGCATTTATCAACATGCTTTCTCCAACACACATAGTCCCGTTTTACCAGGTTTTTTCCTACCTTTCACTATCTTTAACTTTATTAAATACACTGAAAGAAAggtttataattattaattaatttatgtgAATTGTGGTTGGCTTAGGCATTCAATGGGAAAAAATGGGAGAAGTTCAACAGTGAGAAAGTTGCTTCCTTGGCTTATGCTCGAATCCAAGGAAAG is part of the Lactuca sativa cultivar Salinas chromosome 7, Lsat_Salinas_v11, whole genome shotgun sequence genome and harbors:
- the LOC111906601 gene encoding protein MEI2-like 5, coding for MQHSSQHFAFGPSKITSMSFSKVVGSGARDMLTGSDAYNDASSDTTLFSSSLPVLPHEKLISNNAENDFQSLEGNDLLEELEDHAIGNLLPEEDELLAGVIDGFDLNTFPSRADELEDYDLFGSGGGMELESDMDTLNVSMSKVGLTDGVVGNGVAHYTLANGVATVAGEHPYGEHPSRTLFVRNINSNVEDSELRTLFEQYGDIRTLYTACKHRGFVMISYYDIRAARTAMRALQNKPLRRRKLDIHYSIPKDNPSDKDINQGTLVVFNLDPSVSCEDLLQIFGAYGEVKEIRETPHKRHHKFIEYYDVRAAEAALRSLNRSDIAGKRIKLEPSRPGGARRNLMLQLSQEFEQDDTRSFRLQVGPSMANSPPGVWPQFGSPIEHSPLQSLSKSPVMGSMSPTLPGLASILHPQPARIAPIGKDHTRSNRTHLEQNLFNGNSNTFQHSHSLPESKLSQFNESISLSSFNGGGSTSTGGGSGIETLSGPQFLWGSPNIYPEQTQPQQQPKGPSPNHGFAIATRTRSPSISMGHPFATSKGLTTHGLPITARHGSLLGSTQVQHHHHHHQQHHVGSAPSGIPFEGHFGLGRYHESPETLFMSPPAFGGGVGVGVGLGHIDRGGFLGSHGCVENGSPSFSPRLSPMFLGNGHYPGLGPTIAETMSDRGRNRQVDQNGSQTDSKKQFQLDLDKITSGEDTRTTLMIKNIPNKYTSKMLLAAIDENHSGTYDFLYLPIDFKNKCNVGYAFINMLSPTHIVPFYQAFNGKKWEKFNSEKVASLAYARIQGKTALVTHFQNSSLMNEDKRCRPILFHSEGSEVTDQEPLSSSSLNIQMHRSNGSDSGDSSGSPPKDGAAEQS